Proteins from a single region of Vulgatibacter sp.:
- a CDS encoding Fic family protein — MVWLHERRGWPALRWEIAHLATPLAAVRHRQGRLLGRMEALGFELREEALLRTLTEDVVRSSEIEGEHLDTAQVRSSIARRLGIEAGGLVRADRDVEGIVEMMLDATQNYTAPLTTERLQAWHASLFPAGFSGMRRLTVGRWRTDERGPMQVVSGPMGRERVHFEAPAADRLHGEMKAFLNWFEAPSPAIDPVLKAGIAHLHFVTIHPFDDGNGRIARAIADLALARAEGSAQRFYSMSSQIRRERKTYYEKLESTQRSGLDITPWLDWFLGCLQRAIEGAEELLGNVLDKARFWERHPPAGFNERQRAMLERLLEGFEGKLTSSKWAKLSKCSQDTALRDITELVERGVLVREPAGGRSTSYVLAP, encoded by the coding sequence CGGCTCCTGGGCCGCATGGAGGCGCTCGGTTTCGAGCTGCGCGAGGAGGCGCTCCTCCGCACGCTGACCGAGGACGTGGTCCGCTCCAGCGAGATCGAGGGGGAGCATCTCGACACCGCGCAGGTCCGCTCGTCGATCGCGCGGCGGCTCGGCATCGAGGCCGGAGGTCTCGTCCGCGCCGACCGCGACGTCGAGGGGATCGTCGAGATGATGCTCGACGCTACGCAGAACTACACGGCGCCCCTGACCACCGAGCGTCTGCAGGCCTGGCACGCATCGCTCTTTCCCGCCGGCTTCAGTGGGATGCGCCGGCTCACGGTCGGACGATGGCGAACCGACGAGCGCGGGCCGATGCAAGTCGTCTCGGGGCCGATGGGCCGGGAGCGCGTGCACTTCGAGGCGCCGGCTGCGGACCGCCTGCATGGAGAGATGAAGGCGTTTCTGAACTGGTTCGAGGCGCCGAGCCCCGCGATCGATCCGGTGCTCAAAGCCGGCATCGCGCACCTCCACTTCGTCACCATCCACCCTTTCGACGATGGCAACGGGCGCATCGCGCGGGCGATCGCCGACCTGGCGCTGGCGCGGGCCGAGGGAAGTGCCCAGCGCTTCTACAGCATGTCGTCGCAGATCCGCCGGGAGCGGAAGACCTACTACGAGAAGCTCGAGTCGACGCAGCGGAGCGGCCTGGACATCACGCCGTGGCTCGACTGGTTTCTCGGTTGCCTTCAGCGCGCGATCGAAGGGGCCGAAGAGCTGCTCGGCAACGTGCTGGACAAGGCGCGCTTCTGGGAGCGCCACCCGCCGGCGGGTTTCAATGAACGGCAGCGCGCCATGCTCGAACGGCTCCTCGAGGGCTTCGAGGGAAAGCTCACCAGCTCGAAGTGGGCGAAGCTGAGCAAATGCTCGCAGGACACGGCGCTGCGAGATATCACCGAGCTCGTCGAGCGCGGCGTACTCGTACGCGAACCTGCAGGTGGCCGGAGCACGAGTTACGTGCTCGCGCCGTAG